A single region of the Deefgea piscis genome encodes:
- the pepN gene encoding aminopeptidase N translates to MSSRQAILRLDYTPPSYLIDRVDLTFELSDTHAKVTSRLIIKRNQGVSADTPLVLDGEALTLESIKLDGVPLTASDYQLDDCSLRIAQMPDDGILEIVTRLLPSDNTSLMGLYQSNGNFFTQCEAEGFRKITYYLDRPDVMAKFTTTIIADKTKFPVLLSNGNRVGSGTLDKNRHWVKWVDPFKKPAYLFALVAGKLVSLSGSHSTPSQRTIQIEIYVEPGNLDKCHHALAAAQKAMAWDEERFGLEYDLDTYMIVAVSDFNMGAMENKGLNIFNTKFVLAKPDTATDVDFDGIDSVVAHEYFHNWTGNRVTCRDWFQLSLKEGLTVYRDQEFSSDIGSRAVQRISNVRALRETQFSEDAGPQAHPIRPDEYLEINNFYTWTIYEKGSEVVRMYATLLGTAGFRRGMDLYFKRHDGQAVTCDDFRRAMSDANGVNLDQFERWYSQAGTPVLSVNADYDAAAQTYTLTVAQHCPATPGQEHKLPFHLPLAVGLIDRRGQDLPLQLQGEAVAGSTTRVLEIREAVQSFTFINVPCLPVPSLLRDFSAPVHLNFAYSDDDLVFLMANDSDAFSRWEAANTFAVQLLKAQYAAAGQGEKAAAPAAFIAAYQKLLTSDKLDPALVALMLELPRENYLFEQLSDVDPVRLYEVCRSIKQQIARELRQELLAVYQRLNDATPYVYEGEQVARRSLKNICLDYLAELDEPMIASLLARQYQRADNMTDRLAALKALVNRDGGDAQLADFAAHWSSDALVMDKWFTLQATSRRPGALSRVQQLTEHPAFSIKNPNKVRSLITAFCLGNPPHFHAADGYGYAFAADHIIQLDAINPQIAARLASCFNRWTKVDAGRRELMQQELERIRATEGLSSDTYEIVSKALG, encoded by the coding sequence ATCAGCTCGATGATTGCAGCTTGCGCATTGCCCAGATGCCCGACGATGGCATTTTAGAAATCGTGACGCGTTTGCTACCTAGCGACAACACCAGCCTGATGGGTTTATATCAATCCAATGGCAATTTCTTTACCCAATGCGAGGCCGAAGGCTTTCGCAAAATCACCTATTACTTAGATCGCCCTGACGTAATGGCGAAATTCACCACCACCATCATTGCCGATAAAACCAAGTTTCCGGTCTTGCTATCGAACGGCAATCGCGTTGGCAGTGGCACTTTGGACAAAAATCGCCATTGGGTGAAATGGGTCGATCCATTTAAAAAGCCGGCGTATTTATTTGCCTTGGTCGCGGGCAAATTGGTGTCGCTATCGGGTAGCCATAGCACACCGAGTCAGCGCACGATTCAAATCGAGATTTATGTAGAACCGGGCAATTTAGATAAATGCCACCATGCGCTGGCCGCCGCGCAAAAAGCTATGGCTTGGGATGAAGAGCGCTTTGGGCTGGAATACGATCTCGATACGTATATGATTGTCGCCGTCAGCGACTTTAATATGGGCGCGATGGAAAACAAGGGCTTGAATATCTTTAATACCAAGTTTGTTTTGGCCAAGCCCGACACCGCCACCGACGTTGATTTTGATGGTATTGATTCAGTGGTGGCGCATGAATATTTCCACAACTGGACCGGCAATCGCGTGACCTGCCGCGACTGGTTTCAGCTCAGCCTTAAAGAAGGCCTCACCGTGTATCGCGATCAAGAATTCTCCAGCGATATCGGTAGCCGCGCCGTACAGCGTATTTCCAATGTGCGTGCACTGCGCGAAACCCAATTTTCTGAAGATGCTGGCCCACAAGCGCATCCAATTCGCCCCGATGAATATCTAGAAATTAATAATTTTTATACATGGACGATTTACGAAAAAGGCAGCGAAGTGGTACGCATGTACGCCACTTTGCTTGGCACTGCCGGATTTCGCCGTGGCATGGATTTGTATTTTAAACGCCATGATGGCCAAGCCGTTACTTGCGACGATTTCCGCCGCGCAATGAGTGACGCCAATGGCGTGAACCTCGATCAATTCGAGCGCTGGTATAGCCAAGCCGGAACGCCAGTCTTGTCGGTCAACGCCGATTACGACGCCGCCGCACAAACCTATACGCTCACCGTAGCGCAGCATTGCCCAGCCACGCCCGGACAAGAACACAAACTGCCGTTTCATTTACCCTTGGCCGTTGGCTTGATTGATCGCCGTGGCCAAGATCTACCGCTGCAATTGCAAGGTGAAGCCGTGGCGGGCAGCACCACCCGCGTGTTAGAAATCCGCGAAGCGGTGCAAAGCTTTACCTTTATCAACGTGCCGTGCCTACCGGTACCCTCGTTATTGCGCGATTTTTCAGCACCAGTGCATTTAAATTTTGCCTATAGCGATGACGATTTGGTGTTTTTAATGGCCAATGACAGCGACGCTTTTTCGCGCTGGGAAGCGGCCAACACCTTTGCCGTGCAACTACTCAAGGCGCAATACGCTGCAGCTGGCCAAGGCGAAAAAGCCGCAGCACCAGCAGCCTTTATTGCCGCCTACCAAAAGCTACTCACCAGCGACAAACTCGACCCTGCGCTAGTGGCCTTAATGCTGGAATTGCCACGCGAAAATTATTTGTTTGAGCAATTATCCGACGTTGACCCAGTTCGTTTATACGAGGTTTGCCGCAGCATCAAACAACAAATCGCCCGTGAATTACGCCAAGAACTGCTCGCCGTGTATCAACGGCTGAACGACGCCACGCCTTATGTTTACGAAGGCGAACAAGTGGCGCGCCGCAGCTTAAAAAATATCTGCTTGGATTATCTCGCAGAGCTCGACGAGCCGATGATTGCGTCTTTACTCGCTCGCCAATACCAGCGCGCCGACAATATGACCGATCGCCTTGCGGCACTCAAAGCGCTAGTCAATCGCGACGGCGGTGACGCCCAACTGGCTGACTTTGCCGCGCACTGGAGCAGCGATGCGCTGGTGATGGACAAATGGTTTACGCTACAAGCCACCAGCCGCCGCCCCGGCGCGCTAAGCCGCGTACAGCAACTCACTGAGCATCCAGCGTTTTCAATCAAAAACCCAAATAAAGTGCGCTCACTGATCACCGCATTTTGTCTGGGTAATCCGCCGCATTTTCATGCTGCGGATGGCTACGGTTACGCCTTCGCCGCCGATCATATTATTCAATTAGACGCCATCAACCCACAAATCGCCGCCCGCCTTGCCAGCTGCTTTAACCGCTGGACCAAAGTCGACGCCGGCCGCCGCGAGTTGATGCAGCAAGAGCTAGAACGGATTCGCGCCACGGAAGGATTGTCGAGTGATACGTATGAGATTGTGAGTAAAGCATTAGGCTAA